In the genome of Lacerta agilis isolate rLacAgi1 chromosome 2, rLacAgi1.pri, whole genome shotgun sequence, one region contains:
- the RDH8 gene encoding retinol dehydrogenase 8 translates to MAKAAPRTVLITGCSSGIGLRMAVQLAQDPSKRFHVIATMRDLRKKDKLEAAAGDTLNKTLSIQRLDVCSDESVAECVNSLPEKRLDVLVNNAGVGLVGPVESISIDEMKRIFETNFFGAVRMIKAVLPEMKRRQRGHIVVISSVMGLQGVPFNDVYAASKFAMEGFCESLAVQLLKFNIFISLVEPGPVNTEFEMKLMEEVARSEFPGADAATVRYFKEIYLPASHEIFTTMGQTPEYVAKAVVNVIAKERPPFRTQTNTLYTPLVALKYADTSGDLSVGTYYNLLFRFTGIFHLSMSFLKCITCSCFRRRVTPA, encoded by the exons ATGGCCAAGGCGGCTCCACGCACTGTGCTGATCACCGGCTGCTCCTCAGGCATCGGGCTGCGCATGGCTGTGCAACTGGCGCAGGACCCAAGCAAGCGATTTCACG TCATTGCCACCATGCGCGACCTGCGCAAGAAGGACAAGCTGGAGGCAGCTGCAGGGGACACACTCAACAAGACCCTCAGCATCCAGCGCCTTGATGTCTGCAGTGATGAGTCTGTGGCCGAGTGCGTCAACAGCCTTCCTGAGAAACGACTGGATGTGCTGG TGAACAATGCTGGTGTGGGGCTCGTTGGGCCTGTGGAGTCCATTTCCATCGATGAAATGAAGCGCATCTTTGAGACCAACTTCTTTGGTGCCGTCCGCATGATCAAAGCTGTTCTCCCTGAAATGAAGCGAAGGCAGAGAGGACACATTGTCGTTATCAGCAGCGTCATGGGACTGCAAG GTGTCCCCTTCAATGATGTGTATGCTGCCTCCAAGTTTGCCATGGAAGGTTTCTGTGAAAGCCTAGCTGTGCAACTCCTCAAATTCAACATTTT CATCTCTCTGGTAGAGCCCGGTCCAGTCAACACAGAATTtgagatgaaactgatggaggaAGTGGCCCGCTCCGAGTTCCCGGGAGCCGATGCTGCCACCGTGCGGTACTTCAAGGAGATCTATCTTCCGGCCTCCCATGAGATCTTCACCACCATGGGCCAGACCCCTGAGTATGTGGCTAAG GCTGTTGTGAACGTCATCGCCAAGGAGCGCCCTCCTTTCCGGACACAGACGAACACCCTATACACACCGCTGGTGGCCCTGAAGTATGCGGACACCTCAGGGGATCTGTCCGTTGGCACCTACTACAACCTGCTTTTTCGCTTCACAGGCATCTTCCACCTCAGCATGAGCTTCCTCAAATGCATCACATGCAGCTGTTTCCGGCGCCGGGTCACACCTGCTTGA
- the LOC117039597 gene encoding histone H4, with amino-acid sequence MSGRGKGGKGLGKGGAKRHRKVLRDNIQGITKPAIRRLARRGGVKRISGLIYEETRGVLKVFLENVIRDAVTYTEHAKRKTVTAMDVVYALKRQGRTLYGFGG; translated from the coding sequence ATGTCGGGTCGCGGTAAAGGCGGGAAGGGCCTTGGGAAAGGGGGCGCCAAGCGTCACCGCAAGGTGCTGCGCGATAACATCCAGGGCATCACGAAGCCTGCTATTCGGCGCTTGGCTCGGCGTGGAGGAGTCAAGCGCATCTCTGGGCTGATCTACGAGGAGACCCGGGGCGTGCTGAAGGTTTTCCTGGAGAATGTCATCCGCGATGCCGTGACTTACACGGAGCACGCCAAGAGGAAGACCGTGACTGCGATGGATGTGGTCTATGCCTTGAAGCGCCAGGGCCGCACTCTGTACGGATTCGGCGGCTAA
- the LOC117039588 gene encoding histone H2B 5 produces the protein MPEPAKSAPAPKKGSKKAVTKTQKKGDKKRRKSRKESYSIYVYKVLKQVHPDTGISSKAMGIMNSFVNDIFERIAGEASRLAHYNKRSTITSREIQTAVRLLLPGELAKHAVSEGTKAVTKYTSSK, from the coding sequence ATGCCTGAGCCAGCCAAGTCTGCTCCCGCTCCCAAGAAGGGCTCCAAGAAGGCGGTGACCAAGACGCAGAAGAAAGGCGACAAGAAGCGCCGCAAGAGCCGCAAGGAGAGCTACTCCATCTACGTCTACAAGGTGCTGAAGCAGGTTCACCCCGACACCGGCATCTCCTCCAAGGCGATGGGTATCATGAACTCCTTTGTGAACGACATCTTCGAGCGCATTGCCGGAGAGGCTTCTCGCTTGGCTCATTACAACAAGCGCTCCACCATCACCTCCCGGGAGATCCAGACGGCCGTGCGCCTCTTGCTGCCCGGGGAGTTGGCCAAGCACGCTGTCTCGGAGGGCACCAAGGCTGTCACCAAGTACACCAGCTCCAAGTAA
- the LOC117039560 gene encoding histone H2A type 2-C-like — MSGRGKQGGKARAKAKSRSSRAGLQFPVGRVHRLLRKGNYAERVGAGAPVYLAAVLEYLTAEILELAGNAARDNKKTRIIPRHLQLAIRNDEELNKLLGKVTIAQGGVLPNIQAVLLPKKTESHKAKGK, encoded by the coding sequence ATGTCTGGCCGTGGCAAGCAGGGAGGCAAGGCGAGGGCCAAGGCGAAGTCGCGCTCGTCGCGGGCCGGCCTGCAGTTCCCCGTGGGCCGCGTGCACCGCCTGCTGCGCAAGGGCAACTACGCCGAGCGGGTGGGCGCCGGCGCGCCCGTCTACCTGGCCGCCGTGCTCGAGTACCTGACGGCCGAAATCCTCGAGCTGGCCGGCAACGCCGCTCGCGACAACAAGAAGACCCGCATCATCCCCCGACACCTGCAGCTGGCCATCCGCAACGACGAAGAGCTCAACAAGCTGCTGGGGAAAGTCACCATCGCCCAGGGCGGCGTCCTGCCCAACATCCAAGCCGTCCTCTTGCCCAAGAAGACCGAGAGCCACAAGGCCAAAGGGAAGTAA